From a single Fusobacterium ulcerans ATCC 49185 genomic region:
- the nrdD gene encoding anaerobic ribonucleoside-triphosphate reductase, producing MHKIEVIKRNGSIVTFNKEKIEKVLEKIDKEVNFTDKVTIKHMMDDIVIKINGHTRMSVEAIQDIVFYTLCSNGLFEQAKAFQTYRTQRAEQRLKEANSVFRHMTDIVDVGDRENSNKNSMLPSVQRDLIAGEYFRYILEKNIDKELWAAHRKKTIHWHDSDVDTKLTNCCLFNIEDMLRNGTRITNADVCQPNSVGTAMNIAMQIMASISASQYGGVSLPNFNEVFAEYAKKNFKKNFMRAYNDKLSTEANISRMTEEDIEKEFGEISSGNKKLASEKSVEFQIAKERTAKDIYDACQLFEYQTNSILGSASQTPFSTITFNIPTSWESEHIILSYLKVRQTGLGEKHIPAIFPKLSYMVVDGYNFKKGDKYFYITEEVSKCIANTYYPDILFYSKDDYDAGKYYARMGCRSRVNHEYQVAGEYQHYGRFNYGVATLNVPQIALDVLRDERYGGAEGNRLERFLNILEKRKELMKKAIQTRFENVRHLQAKKAPILFQYGGIARLEPDDTVEELLKTDRASVSYGFLGLDDAVRILSDDKENISTEKGHEMGIAIMEAIRKQADDIKIETGLPVSVYGTPAESSIATFFSKDVENYGDIMPEWLREREYYTNSFHFSSELPIDSFDKIDVEAPFIKYCNGGNIMYVENGGKTYNNEAIIELIQYAHDAGIEYFAVNTISDVCYECGYTGEISYNEKTASYKCPHCGNEDGMKMKIQRRCCGYISNYNITHALEGRMKEIKNRAIHVK from the coding sequence AAATGGCTCTATTGTGACTTTTAATAAAGAAAAAATAGAAAAGGTTTTAGAAAAAATAGATAAGGAAGTAAATTTTACAGATAAAGTTACCATTAAACATATGATGGATGACATAGTAATAAAGATTAATGGACATACAAGAATGTCAGTGGAGGCTATACAAGATATAGTTTTTTATACTTTATGTAGTAATGGATTATTTGAACAGGCTAAAGCTTTCCAAACATATAGGACACAAAGAGCTGAACAAAGATTAAAAGAAGCTAATAGTGTATTTAGACATATGACTGATATAGTAGATGTAGGAGACAGAGAAAACAGCAATAAAAATTCTATGCTTCCTTCAGTACAAAGAGATTTGATTGCTGGAGAATATTTCAGATATATACTTGAAAAAAATATAGATAAAGAATTATGGGCAGCTCACAGAAAAAAAACTATACATTGGCATGATTCAGATGTAGATACTAAACTTACAAACTGTTGTCTGTTTAATATAGAAGATATGCTTAGAAATGGAACTAGAATAACTAATGCTGATGTTTGCCAGCCAAACTCTGTAGGTACAGCTATGAATATTGCTATGCAGATAATGGCAAGTATTTCTGCCAGTCAATATGGTGGAGTTTCTCTGCCAAACTTTAATGAAGTATTTGCTGAATATGCAAAGAAAAACTTTAAGAAAAATTTTATGAGAGCTTATAATGATAAATTATCTACAGAAGCAAATATTTCAAGAATGACAGAAGAAGATATAGAAAAAGAATTTGGAGAGATAAGTTCAGGAAATAAAAAACTTGCTTCTGAAAAATCTGTTGAATTCCAAATAGCTAAGGAAAGAACAGCAAAAGATATTTATGATGCATGTCAATTATTTGAATATCAGACTAACAGCATATTAGGAAGTGCAAGTCAGACTCCATTTAGTACAATTACTTTTAATATTCCTACATCTTGGGAATCTGAGCATATAATATTATCATATTTAAAAGTAAGGCAAACAGGACTTGGAGAAAAACATATACCAGCTATTTTCCCAAAACTTTCTTATATGGTAGTAGATGGATATAACTTTAAAAAGGGAGATAAATATTTCTATATTACAGAGGAAGTATCTAAATGTATAGCAAATACTTATTATCCAGATATCTTATTCTATTCTAAAGATGATTATGATGCAGGAAAATATTATGCTAGAATGGGATGTCGTAGCAGAGTAAATCATGAATATCAAGTTGCTGGAGAGTATCAGCACTATGGAAGATTTAACTATGGAGTAGCAACATTAAATGTACCTCAAATTGCTTTAGATGTATTGAGGGATGAACGTTATGGAGGAGCAGAGGGGAACAGATTAGAAAGATTCCTTAATATTCTTGAAAAAAGAAAAGAACTTATGAAAAAAGCTATTCAAACAAGATTTGAAAATGTAAGACATCTTCAAGCTAAAAAAGCTCCTATTTTATTCCAATATGGGGGAATAGCAAGATTAGAACCAGATGACACTGTAGAAGAATTATTGAAAACTGACAGAGCTTCTGTATCTTATGGATTCCTTGGATTAGATGATGCTGTAAGAATATTATCTGATGATAAGGAAAACATATCTACAGAAAAAGGGCATGAAATGGGTATTGCTATAATGGAAGCTATTAGAAAACAAGCTGATGATATAAAAATTGAAACTGGACTTCCTGTATCTGTATATGGTACTCCTGCAGAAAGTTCTATAGCTACATTTTTCAGCAAAGATGTAGAAAACTATGGAGATATAATGCCTGAGTGGCTTAGAGAAAGAGAATATTATACAAATTCATTCCATTTCTCATCAGAACTGCCAATAGATTCTTTTGATAAAATAGATGTAGAAGCACCATTTATTAAATATTGCAATGGTGGAAATATTATGTATGTAGAAAATGGTGGAAAAACATATAATAACGAAGCTATAATAGAACTTATTCAATATGCTCATGATGCAGGAATAGAATATTTTGCAGTAAATACTATTTCAGATGTATGTTATGAATGTGGATATACAGGAGAAATATCATATAATGAAAAAACAGCCAGCTATAAATGTCCTCATTGTGGAAATGAAGATGGAATGAAAATGAAAATACAAAGACGTTGCTGTGGATATATATCAAACTATAATATAACTCATGCTCTGGAAGGAAGAATGAAAGAAATCAAAAACAGAGCTATACATGTGAAGTAA
- the nrdG gene encoding anaerobic ribonucleoside-triphosphate reductase activating protein: protein MRIISIVNNDPINSMTGYTMTLYFAGCSHKCPGCFSRNTWDYNAGKEYSMDEIKDIILKSRWKNVTFLGGDPLYYENRNEVIKLIHFIKENTDKNVYLWTGYLKEEVEKWIDTSLIDYLIDGKFEIEKKDLRLKLRGSSNQRVFHNGILMNI from the coding sequence ATGAGGATAATATCAATAGTAAATAATGATCCTATAAACAGCATGACTGGATATACAATGACTCTTTATTTTGCTGGATGTTCTCATAAATGTCCTGGGTGTTTTTCAAGGAATACATGGGATTACAATGCAGGAAAAGAATATTCAATGGATGAAATAAAAGATATTATATTAAAATCAAGATGGAAAAATGTTACATTTTTAGGAGGAGATCCTCTATATTATGAAAACAGAAATGAAGTAATAAAACTTATACACTTTATAAAAGAAAATACTGATAAAAATGTTTATCTATGGACAGGATATTTGAAGGAAGAAGTGGAAAAATGGATAGATACTTCTCTTATAGATTATCTTATAGATGGAAAATTTGAAATAGAAAAAAAAGATTTGAGATTAAAACTAAGAGGCTCATCAAATCAAAGAGTATTTCACAATGGGATACTTATGAATATTTAA